In one window of Plasmodium cynomolgi strain B DNA, chromosome 13, whole genome shotgun sequence DNA:
- a CDS encoding exosome complex exonuclease rrp41 (putative) translates to MPLVEYVNEEGYRIDGRKEDECRLIKISVGNENIFTDADGFAFYELGNTKLLSYIQGPTELKKSEEKCSIKCETKDSVTNEISAYIRNICENIILLDLYKNSEINIFLYIIERDGGVKHAAINTCILALIDAGIAIKYFISACSVLYLQNRILVDGNQLEINSGAPELTMVIELNTHKIILLEFDAEVPIDIFEAMVRTCMDCCVNLGNVMKLTVKENAIKLLCLNNMLNA, encoded by the exons ATGCCGCTTGTGGAGTACGTCAATGAGGAGGGGTACAGAATTGACGGGAGAAAGGAAGACGAATGCAGGTTGATAAAAATCAGCGTGGGGAacgaaaatatatttacggATGCGGACGGATTTGCATTTTACGAATTAGGGAACACAAAACTGTTGTCGTACATACAAGGACCAACTGAATTAAAGAAGTCGGAAGAAAAGTGCTCAATAAAATGTGAA accaaagATAGCGTAACAAATGAAATAAGTGCGTATATAAGAAATATCtgtgaaaatattatcctcctggatttatataaaaattcagaaataaatattttcctttacatAATAGAGCGTGATGGAGGGGTGAAACATGCTGCCATAAACACCTGCATCCTGGCATTAATTGACGCAGGCATAGCGATTAAGTACTTTATATCTGCCTGCTCAGTTCTGTACTTACAAAATCGTATCCTTGTGGATGGGAACCAGTTAGAAATTAACTCGGGTGCCCCCGAACTGACTATGGTCATTGAACTCaacactcataaaattattttgctaGAATTTGATGCGGAAGTCCCTATTGACATTTTCGAAGCCATGGTTCGCACCTGCATGGACTGCTGTGTCAATTTGGGCAACGTCATGAAATTAACTGTAAAGGAAAACGCCATCAAGCTGTTGTGCTTAAACAATATGTTAAATGCCTGA
- a CDS encoding corA-like Mg2+ transporter protein (putative), with translation MSDNDGEVKGNANEDGEQSRTLGGMSKYHAGQHHDMKNLMERNEKKIKSENKYIDYLKTRFKRNGSEEFAKYASALDENGRESSECKEAHFGRKIFPYSKENKGGSGKETEEYAKNEDFKVRIKCFNKYLKHYVHKISSGETVQYSLQTHELLKIVHQIKGENTPINSSGLAQYRDIRQLLSTNSNTRFDISPKRNCVLINLPYRKCIIFKDFLLYIPTFTNSPIPEVAEKEERMCKYFIENAKVISLIKDSLPFEILILEAIFVDICEELKNEIEPVICEAEKLFEIISNNLSIYKCINKLTEMRRKLKIIDEKVQSVYKAIHAVLNNDEDVRRLEVSYFGDKPELWEKCDPTPNNEDTEMLLEYYSHEIDEFLKIIHRTDESLDDVLQMVELNLDDARNNVLKLELGLKIYGIIITVVGTVAAIFGMNLKNGFESDQYVFWTLAFSLMLITVFCLFYVIVSFKR, from the coding sequence ATGAGTGACAATGATGGGGAAGTCAAGGGAAATGCTAATGAGGACGGAGAACAGAGCAGAACGCTGGGGGGGATGTCCAAGTATCACGCAGGTCAACATCACGATATGAAAAACTTAATGGAaaggaatgaaaagaaaataaaaagtgaaaataaatacatagaCTACCTCAAAACGAGGTTTAAAAGGAACGGCAGCGAGGAATTTGCCAAGTATGCGAGCGCACTGGATGAAAACGGAAGGGAAAGCAGCGAGTGTAAAGAGGCTCATTTTGGTAGAAAAATCTTCCCCTACtcgaaagaaaataaaggaggTTCCGGCAAAGAGACGGAGGAATATGCAAAGAATGAAGACTTCAAGGTACGCATTAAAtgctttaataaatatttaaaacactatgttcataaaataagTAGCGGAGAAACAGTACAGTACTCACTACAGACACATGAATTGTTAAAGATAGTGCACcaaataaaaggagaaaacactCCGATAAATTCTAGCGGTCTAGCCCAATACAGAGATATAAGACAACTACTCTCAACCAATAGCAACACCAGATTTGATATATCCCCAAAGAGGAATTGCGTCCTTATCAATTTGCCCTATAGAAAGTGCATCATATTTAAAGACTTCCTACTGTATATTCCGACATTCACAAACAGTCCAATTCCTGAAGTTgcagagaaggaagaaaggatgtgcaaatattttattgaaaatgcaaaagtcATTTCGTTAATTAAAGATTCTTTACCCTTCGAGATACTCATTTTAGAAGCCATCTTTGTTGATATATGTGAAGAgctaaaaaacgaaatagaaCCCGTCATATGTGAAGCAGAAAAGCTATTTGAAATTATAAGTAACaatttaagcatatacaaatgTATAAACAAATTGACCGAAATGAGGAGAAAGCTAAAAATTATTGATGAGAAGGTACAGAGTGTATATAAAGCCATACATGCAGTGTTAAATAATGACGAAGATGTTCGAAGATTAGAAGTTTCCTATTTTGGAGATAAACCAGAATTATGGGAAAAATGTGATCCTACTCCTAATAATGAGGACACGGAAATGTTGCTAGAATATTACTCCCACGAAATTGatgagtttttaaaaatcattCATAGAACTGATGAATCGTTAGATGACGTCCTCCAAATGGTAGAGCTCAATTTAGACGACGCAAGAAATAATGTGCTAAAATTAGAGCTAGGGTTGAAGATATACGGCATCATCATAACCGTTGTTGGTACCGTTGCAGCCATTTTTGGGATGAACTTGAAAAACGGCTTTGAAAGCGACCAGTACGTGTTCTGGACCCTCGCCTTCTCGCTCATGCTCATAACGGTGTTTTGCTTGTTTTACGTCATCGTGTCTTTTAAGCGG